A region of Streptomyces sp. NBC_01788 DNA encodes the following proteins:
- a CDS encoding ATP-binding protein yields the protein MSDLLRAPAEIKYAEELDWLESIDDGPRPFSWRLSPKMVRLFILGSERSDGLDRKISQKWFGDRSFVERSIVTLASDRGLLLIGDPGTGKSWLAELLSAAISRNSTLVVQGTAGTTEDHIKYSWNVSMVIAKGQSRESMIPSPIMTAMEAGAIGRFEELTRSTSDVQDALISILSEKYISVPELESGGSDNIVFAKPGFSIIATANSRDRGVNDLSSALKRRFNFVRIPVVTNKKSEAEIVRFRTEELLRRHSIDLDVPPTLLDVLLQSFADLRASAAAAGSDDEKLESALSTAEQIGVLEDAVLHSNFFGERALTARTLASSLVGSLTRREPEDLAILNKYLHGVVEPRSKEQGGSWPEFLEGGRDAIATLS from the coding sequence ATGTCCGATCTGCTGCGCGCCCCCGCCGAGATCAAGTACGCCGAGGAGCTCGACTGGCTGGAGTCGATCGACGACGGTCCCAGGCCGTTCTCATGGCGCCTGTCCCCGAAGATGGTCCGCCTGTTCATCCTGGGCTCCGAGCGCTCCGACGGCCTGGACCGGAAGATCTCGCAGAAGTGGTTCGGCGACCGCAGCTTCGTCGAGCGTTCCATCGTCACCCTCGCCTCCGACCGCGGTCTGCTGCTCATCGGCGACCCCGGCACCGGCAAGAGTTGGCTGGCGGAGCTGCTCTCCGCCGCGATCAGCCGCAACTCCACGCTGGTGGTGCAGGGCACGGCGGGCACCACCGAGGACCACATCAAGTACTCCTGGAACGTGTCCATGGTCATCGCCAAGGGCCAGTCGCGTGAGTCGATGATCCCCTCGCCGATCATGACCGCGATGGAGGCCGGTGCCATCGGCCGCTTCGAGGAGCTGACCCGGTCCACGAGCGATGTCCAGGACGCGTTGATCTCGATCCTCTCCGAGAAGTACATCTCCGTTCCCGAACTGGAGAGTGGCGGCAGCGACAACATCGTCTTCGCCAAGCCCGGTTTCTCCATCATCGCCACCGCCAACAGCCGCGACCGGGGCGTCAACGACCTGTCCTCCGCGCTCAAGCGCCGCTTCAACTTCGTCCGCATCCCGGTCGTGACGAACAAGAAGAGCGAGGCGGAGATCGTCCGCTTCCGCACCGAGGAACTGCTGCGCCGGCACTCGATCGACCTCGACGTGCCGCCGACCCTGCTCGACGTACTCCTGCAGAGCTTCGCCGACCTGCGCGCGTCCGCCGCCGCGGCCGGCAGCGACGACGAGAAGCTGGAGTCGGCGCTGTCGACCGCCGAGCAGATCGGCGTGCTGGAGGACGCCGTCCTGCACAGCAACTTCTTCGGCGAACGCGCCCTGACCGCCCGTACGCTCGCCTCCTCCCTCGTCGGCTCCCTCACCCGCCGCGAGCCCGAGGACCTGGCCATCCTCAACAAGTACCTGCACGGTGTCGTCGAGCCCCGCAGCAAGGAACAGGGCGGCTCCTGGCCGGAGTTCCTGGAGGGCGGCCGCGACGCGATCGCCACGCTGTCATGA
- a CDS encoding vWA domain-containing protein, with protein sequence MTHHTGGDADAPDPDPYDNRRQVLYWRLLARLFDPEEQASLESASLAVVEDIGLPSALLDPGASVDSVVQRHPELAAEFDGLMAPAPDEDGVRDRAAEVRRAALASKVLLNVFASRPGNVTAEQLARWQSDADWLERALGCRPGELRGGRGGTHRMAAGGGVSPTGTGIGGPTPDLSRLIPAIGPELGSIEGDLVKRMHLREVLADPQLASRLTPSMSLIEQLLRDKNNLSGVALANAKALIRRYVDEVTEVLRTQVEKATVGELDRSVPPKRVFRNLDLDRTIWKNLTNWSPEEERLYVDRLYYRHTSRKTTPQRLIVVVDQSGSMVDSMVNCTILASIFAGLPKVDVHLIAYDTQALDLTPWAHDPFETLLRTKLGGGTDGTVAMRLAQPKIAEPRNTVVVWISDFYEWRQQELFDSMAAIHRSGAKFIPVGSVTSSGRGSVNPWYRERFKDLGTPVISGHIKKLVHELKTFLT encoded by the coding sequence ATGACCCACCACACCGGCGGGGATGCGGACGCCCCCGACCCCGATCCTTACGACAACCGGCGGCAGGTCCTCTACTGGCGTCTGCTGGCCCGTCTCTTCGACCCGGAGGAGCAGGCCTCCCTGGAGTCGGCGAGTCTCGCCGTGGTCGAGGACATCGGCCTGCCGTCCGCGCTGCTCGATCCCGGTGCGTCGGTCGACTCCGTCGTGCAGCGGCACCCCGAGCTGGCCGCCGAGTTCGACGGGCTGATGGCCCCGGCGCCGGACGAGGACGGCGTACGCGACCGGGCCGCCGAGGTGCGACGGGCGGCGCTCGCGTCGAAGGTGCTGCTGAACGTCTTCGCCTCCCGCCCCGGCAACGTCACCGCCGAGCAGTTGGCCCGCTGGCAGTCCGACGCCGACTGGCTGGAGCGGGCCCTGGGCTGCCGGCCCGGCGAACTGCGCGGCGGACGCGGAGGCACCCACCGTATGGCGGCCGGAGGGGGCGTCAGCCCGACCGGCACCGGCATCGGCGGCCCCACGCCCGACCTCAGCCGGCTGATCCCCGCGATCGGCCCGGAACTCGGCTCCATCGAGGGCGATCTCGTCAAGCGCATGCACCTGCGCGAGGTGCTGGCCGACCCGCAGCTGGCCTCGCGGCTGACGCCGAGCATGTCCCTGATCGAGCAGTTGCTGCGCGACAAGAACAACCTCTCCGGCGTGGCACTGGCCAACGCCAAGGCGCTGATCCGCCGTTACGTCGACGAGGTCACCGAGGTGCTGCGCACCCAGGTGGAGAAGGCCACGGTCGGCGAGCTCGACCGGTCCGTGCCGCCCAAGCGGGTGTTCCGCAACCTCGACCTCGACCGCACCATCTGGAAGAACCTGACCAACTGGAGCCCGGAGGAGGAGCGGCTCTACGTCGACCGCCTCTACTACCGGCACACCAGCCGCAAGACGACGCCCCAACGGCTCATCGTGGTCGTGGACCAGTCGGGTTCCATGGTCGACTCGATGGTCAACTGCACCATCCTGGCGTCCATTTTCGCCGGGCTGCCGAAGGTGGACGTCCATCTGATCGCCTACGACACCCAGGCCCTGGACCTCACTCCGTGGGCGCACGACCCGTTCGAGACGCTGCTGCGCACCAAGCTGGGCGGCGGCACCGACGGCACCGTCGCCATGCGGCTCGCCCAGCCGAAGATCGCCGAGCCGCGCAACACCGTGGTGGTGTGGATCTCCGACTTCTACGAGTGGCGCCAGCAGGAGCTGTTCGACAGCATGGCCGCCATTCACCGCTCTGGGGCGAAGTTCATCCCGGTCGGCTCGGTGACCAGCTCCGGTCGCGGCAGCGTCAACCCGTGGTACCGGGAGCGTTTCAAGGACCTCGGCACGCCGGTGATCTCCGGCCACATCAAGAAGCTCGTGCACGAACTCAAGACGTTTCTCACCTGA
- a CDS encoding alpha-L-arabinofuranosidase B yields the protein MSVTPTRSRRVRSLALLALVLAMATAMLGGRASAGSSAAAAGTLPCDLYASGGTPCVAAHSTTRALYSAYNSRLYQVKRASDGATRDIGVLSVGGYADAAAHDAFCTGTSCLITVIYDQSGRGNHLTQAPPGGFSGPAAGGYDNLAEASAAPVTVGGHKAYGVFIAPGTGYRNNNTNGIATGDQPEGMYAILDGSHYNGGCCFDYGNAETNSRDTGNGHMETIYFGNSKSWGYGSGNGPWIMADLENGLFSGVNRGYNANDPSVSHRFLTAVVKGGPNQWAIRGGNAQSGGLSTYYSGPRPNVSGYNPMHKEGAIILGIGGDNSNSSAGTFYEGVMTSGYPSDATENAVQANINAAGYSTSATAGGLTAGSRVSLRATTSCCTTQYLRHNSADSNASIATVSSSSASADKAAATWIVRAGLGDASCVSFESADKPGQYLRHYDFRLRIAGDDGSALFRPDATFCPQASHNGQGVSLRSANYPSDFVRHYNQDAYIASHGGSHTWDNTALWADDTSWAVASPWA from the coding sequence ATGTCTGTGACACCGACCCGCTCCAGGCGAGTCAGATCGTTAGCTCTGCTGGCGCTCGTGCTGGCCATGGCCACGGCCATGCTCGGCGGTCGGGCCTCCGCCGGCAGCAGCGCCGCAGCCGCCGGCACGCTCCCCTGTGACCTGTACGCCTCCGGCGGCACGCCCTGCGTGGCCGCGCACAGCACGACCCGCGCACTGTACTCCGCGTACAACAGTCGCCTCTACCAGGTCAAACGCGCCTCCGACGGCGCCACCCGGGACATCGGTGTACTCAGCGTGGGCGGTTACGCCGACGCCGCCGCGCACGACGCCTTCTGCACGGGAACGAGCTGCCTCATCACCGTCATCTACGACCAGTCCGGCCGCGGAAACCACCTCACCCAGGCACCGCCCGGAGGATTCTCGGGCCCGGCCGCGGGCGGGTACGACAACCTGGCGGAAGCATCCGCCGCACCGGTCACCGTGGGCGGCCACAAGGCATACGGCGTCTTCATCGCCCCCGGCACCGGCTACCGCAACAACAACACCAACGGCATCGCGACCGGAGACCAGCCGGAAGGCATGTACGCGATCCTCGACGGCAGCCACTACAACGGCGGCTGCTGCTTCGACTACGGCAACGCCGAGACCAACAGCCGGGACACCGGCAACGGCCACATGGAGACCATCTACTTCGGCAACAGCAAGTCCTGGGGCTACGGCAGCGGAAACGGCCCCTGGATCATGGCCGACCTCGAGAACGGCCTGTTCTCCGGGGTCAACCGCGGCTACAACGCGAACGACCCCAGTGTCAGTCACCGGTTCCTCACCGCCGTCGTCAAGGGCGGGCCGAACCAGTGGGCGATCCGGGGCGGCAACGCGCAGTCCGGCGGCCTGTCCACCTACTACAGCGGACCGCGCCCCAACGTCTCGGGCTACAACCCGATGCACAAGGAAGGGGCCATCATCCTCGGCATCGGCGGCGACAACAGCAACAGTTCCGCCGGCACCTTCTACGAGGGTGTCATGACGTCCGGTTACCCCTCGGACGCCACCGAGAACGCCGTGCAGGCCAACATCAACGCGGCCGGCTACTCGACGTCCGCCACGGCGGGCGGCCTGACCGCGGGCTCGCGGGTCTCGCTGCGGGCCACGACTTCCTGCTGCACCACCCAGTACCTCCGGCACAACAGCGCCGACAGCAACGCCTCCATCGCGACGGTCTCCTCCTCCAGCGCGTCCGCCGACAAGGCCGCCGCCACCTGGATCGTGCGCGCGGGCCTGGGTGACGCCTCCTGCGTCTCCTTCGAGTCCGCCGACAAACCGGGCCAGTACCTGCGGCACTACGACTTCCGGCTGCGCATCGCCGGCGACGACGGCAGCGCACTGTTCCGGCCGGACGCCACGTTCTGCCCCCAGGCAAGCCACAACGGCCAGGGCGTCTCCCTCCGGTCCGCCAACTACCCCAGCGACTTCGTACGCCATTACAACCAAGACGCGTACATCGCGAGCCACGGCGGTTCCCACACCTGGGACAACACCGCCCTCTGGGCCGACGACACCAGCTGGGCCGTGGCCTCCCCCTGGGCCTGA
- a CDS encoding ABC transporter permease, which translates to MRAVWRAAQAAVRRRRLQTFVIWLVTLTSTGAIVVALGLVDSASAPFDKAFAEQRGPHVVAAFDPGKVSDARLAQAARGPGAEAVAGPFAQAALDLPRDGAHGLPGAVTVVGRPGPGGPVDRVDLWAGRWATRPGEIVVNRQSGWTPHDLGERIKVPSGPTLTIVGFGFEMSRTADAWVAPGQMPALHPTATQMLFRFTDASSESRLRAGLSAVTGDLPEDALTASQSYLTLKSQVGSSARAYAPYLMAFGVLGIVVAVLIVSNVVSGAVISGFRHIGILKALGFTPGQVVAVYLTMVSVPAVAGCVVGTVVGNLLARPLLEFVFSGPDAGVFHHSVGIAPWVNVLVLLGMPAVCVLAALIPAARAHRLSAARAISAGSAPRAGRALGIQRRLAGSRLPRSVSLGVGLPFARPGRSGLTLAAVVLGVATVTFATGLGTTMIRFGNAGRDDFQVTVYAGRAGHGKVIEPEHGDLALQSLLRSLPGASGVTARGVAEARITGSVRSVLLEGRRGDRPQSDAVLVEGRWTSRTGEVVATSAFLHRHGLRVGDRLVLEKGDRRENAVVVGECMETNGQLVFADWPTLTALSPGEKPIAYLISLRGGADASAYARAARAVDSGVDPVPQGPNTTTQTIVGSAALLTAMLTVVASLGVLNTVVLNTRDRRRDFGMLKSIGMTPRQVTVMVVTSMALLGAVGALLGVPLGIAGYGLVVPRMADAVDIVLPAFMTDVWRAGTLALLAVSGVAIAVLGAFVPARGAARLTVAEALRNE; encoded by the coding sequence ATGAGGGCGGTGTGGCGGGCCGCGCAGGCGGCCGTACGGCGGCGCAGGCTGCAGACGTTCGTCATCTGGCTGGTCACGTTGACCTCGACCGGGGCGATCGTGGTCGCGCTCGGCCTCGTCGACTCCGCGTCCGCCCCGTTCGACAAGGCGTTCGCCGAGCAGCGCGGCCCGCACGTCGTCGCCGCGTTCGATCCGGGGAAGGTCTCGGACGCGCGGTTGGCGCAGGCAGCTCGCGGGCCCGGGGCGGAGGCCGTTGCCGGGCCCTTCGCGCAGGCCGCGCTCGACCTGCCGAGGGACGGCGCCCACGGACTTCCCGGCGCGGTCACGGTCGTGGGCCGCCCCGGTCCCGGAGGCCCGGTGGACCGGGTGGACCTGTGGGCGGGCCGCTGGGCCACCCGGCCCGGTGAGATCGTCGTGAACCGGCAGTCGGGCTGGACGCCGCACGACCTCGGTGAGCGGATCAAGGTGCCCTCTGGGCCGACGCTGACCATCGTCGGGTTCGGCTTCGAGATGAGCCGCACCGCGGACGCCTGGGTCGCGCCAGGGCAGATGCCTGCCCTGCACCCGACGGCCACCCAGATGCTGTTTCGTTTCACGGACGCGTCCTCGGAGAGCCGGCTCCGCGCGGGCCTGTCCGCGGTGACCGGGGACCTGCCCGAGGACGCGCTCACCGCCTCCCAGTCGTATCTCACGCTCAAGAGCCAGGTGGGGAGTTCGGCGCGGGCCTACGCCCCGTACCTTATGGCGTTCGGTGTTCTGGGCATCGTGGTGGCGGTGCTCATCGTCAGCAACGTGGTGAGCGGCGCGGTGATCTCCGGCTTCCGGCACATCGGCATCCTCAAGGCCCTGGGGTTCACGCCGGGGCAGGTCGTCGCCGTCTACCTCACGATGGTCTCCGTTCCCGCGGTCGCGGGCTGCGTGGTCGGCACCGTCGTCGGCAATCTACTGGCCCGTCCTCTCCTGGAGTTCGTGTTCTCCGGGCCGGACGCGGGCGTGTTCCACCACAGCGTCGGCATCGCGCCCTGGGTGAACGTGCTCGTACTGCTCGGCATGCCCGCCGTCTGCGTGCTCGCCGCGCTGATTCCGGCGGCGCGCGCCCACCGGCTGTCCGCAGCGCGGGCGATCAGCGCCGGCAGCGCCCCGCGCGCCGGGCGGGCGTTGGGCATTCAGCGCCGGCTGGCGGGCAGCCGGCTGCCGCGTTCGGTGAGCCTGGGGGTGGGCCTGCCGTTCGCCCGGCCGGGCCGCAGCGGCCTCACGCTCGCCGCCGTCGTCCTCGGGGTGGCCACCGTGACGTTCGCGACCGGCCTGGGAACGACGATGATCAGGTTCGGGAACGCGGGGCGGGACGACTTCCAGGTCACGGTGTACGCGGGCAGGGCCGGCCACGGCAAGGTGATCGAGCCGGAACACGGGGACCTCGCGCTGCAGTCGCTGCTGCGCTCGCTGCCCGGTGCGAGCGGCGTCACCGCGAGGGGGGTCGCGGAGGCCCGTATCACCGGCTCAGTGCGGTCGGTGTTGCTCGAGGGACGCCGCGGTGACCGGCCGCAGTCGGACGCCGTGCTCGTCGAGGGCCGGTGGACGAGCCGTACCGGCGAGGTCGTGGCCACCTCGGCCTTCCTGCACCGGCACGGCCTGCGAGTCGGTGACCGTCTCGTCCTGGAGAAGGGAGACCGCCGGGAGAACGCGGTCGTGGTCGGTGAATGCATGGAGACCAACGGCCAGTTGGTCTTCGCCGACTGGCCGACGTTGACGGCGCTGTCCCCGGGTGAGAAGCCCATCGCCTACCTGATCTCGTTGCGCGGCGGCGCGGACGCGAGCGCCTACGCGCGTGCCGCCAGGGCCGTCGATTCCGGGGTCGACCCGGTGCCACAAGGCCCGAACACCACTACCCAGACCATCGTCGGCTCCGCGGCGCTGCTCACCGCGATGCTCACCGTGGTGGCCTCACTCGGCGTCCTCAACACGGTCGTCCTCAACACCCGCGACCGTCGCCGCGACTTCGGCATGCTGAAGTCGATCGGCATGACGCCACGGCAGGTGACCGTGATGGTCGTGACGTCGATGGCGCTGCTCGGCGCGGTCGGCGCGCTGCTCGGTGTTCCCCTGGGCATCGCGGGCTACGGCCTGGTGGTGCCGCGGATGGCCGACGCCGTGGACATCGTCCTGCCCGCCTTCATGACGGACGTCTGGCGGGCCGGCACCCTGGCTCTCCTGGCCGTGTCGGGCGTCGCGATCGCGGTCCTGGGCGCCTTCGTCCCGGCACGGGGCGCGGCACGTCTCACGGTCGCGGAGGCGTTGCGCAACGAGTAG
- a CDS encoding ABC transporter ATP-binding protein, producing MVTEDSSGEAVVRLDGVRKEYGGTTALDGVSLEIRAGEAVAVMGPSGCGKSTLLNMISGLDRPTGGTVLVHGENVGALSEKGLALYRRRRIGMVFQFFNLIDDLSALDNVALAAQLTGTPARQARRRALELFEELGIADRRNAYPAVLSGGERQRVAVARALMNRPALLLADEPTGALDSRSGEQVMDLLLDLNQIGQTLILVTHDEHLARRCASRLVLLTDGRVAGEHTLEPSA from the coding sequence ATGGTCACTGAGGACAGCAGCGGAGAGGCCGTCGTACGACTCGACGGTGTGCGCAAGGAGTACGGCGGGACGACGGCTCTGGACGGGGTGTCGCTCGAGATCCGGGCCGGGGAGGCGGTCGCGGTGATGGGGCCCTCGGGGTGCGGCAAGTCCACGCTGCTCAACATGATTTCCGGCCTGGACCGTCCGACGGGCGGCACGGTACTCGTACATGGGGAGAACGTCGGGGCGCTGAGCGAGAAGGGCCTCGCCCTGTACCGGCGGCGGCGGATCGGCATGGTCTTCCAGTTCTTCAACCTCATCGACGACCTGTCCGCGCTGGACAACGTCGCCCTGGCCGCACAACTGACCGGCACCCCGGCCCGGCAGGCCCGCCGCCGCGCCCTGGAACTCTTCGAGGAACTCGGCATCGCCGACCGGCGGAACGCCTACCCCGCCGTGCTCAGCGGCGGTGAACGGCAACGCGTCGCCGTGGCGCGGGCGTTGATGAACCGCCCCGCCCTGCTGCTGGCCGACGAGCCGACCGGCGCCCTGGACAGCCGCTCCGGCGAGCAGGTGATGGACCTGCTGCTCGACCTCAACCAGATCGGCCAGACGCTGATCCTGGTCACGCACGACGAGCACCTCGCGCGGCGCTGCGCCAGCCGGCTGGTCCTCCTTACCGACGGCCGGGTGGCCGGCGAGCACACCCTGGAGCCGTCCGCATGA
- a CDS encoding sensor histidine kinase, giving the protein MWEWEPDALVAALAVTCAAAGWLAVALVRTRRRCRTVVGERGWLLERERESAARTAVAAERDRIARELHDIVSHNVSLMVVQAGAAREVLGIMPDEAAAALRAVEDAGRGAMTDLRHLLGLLAPSQSGEDTDYEDLVQGVGGDQDGTGPAPQPGLDRLGALVDRISFAGLPVEVRISGEPRPLPEGVDVTAYRIVQEALTNALKHGDGGKAEVTVRYADHALRVEVLNTGPSVLTGTVPARPVSTPAAPRHGDGTGRGLLGLRERVAVYGGDLDARRRLGGGYRVRARIPLDRP; this is encoded by the coding sequence GTGTGGGAGTGGGAGCCGGACGCCCTGGTGGCGGCGCTGGCAGTGACGTGCGCGGCCGCCGGATGGCTGGCGGTGGCGCTCGTGCGCACCAGGCGCCGGTGTCGGACCGTCGTGGGAGAACGCGGCTGGCTGCTGGAGCGGGAACGGGAGAGCGCCGCCCGTACCGCGGTGGCGGCCGAACGCGACCGTATCGCCCGTGAGTTGCACGACATAGTCAGCCACAATGTGAGCCTCATGGTGGTTCAGGCCGGGGCGGCGAGGGAGGTGCTGGGCATCATGCCGGACGAGGCCGCGGCGGCGTTGAGGGCCGTGGAGGACGCGGGGCGCGGGGCGATGACCGACCTGCGGCACCTGCTGGGCCTGCTGGCGCCGTCGCAGAGCGGCGAGGACACGGACTACGAGGACCTGGTCCAGGGAGTGGGAGGCGACCAGGACGGCACAGGGCCGGCGCCGCAGCCCGGCCTCGACCGGCTCGGCGCGCTCGTCGACCGGATCTCGTTCGCCGGACTGCCCGTGGAGGTACGGATCTCCGGCGAGCCGCGCCCGCTGCCCGAGGGCGTCGACGTGACCGCCTACCGCATCGTCCAGGAGGCGCTGACCAACGCCCTCAAACACGGTGACGGCGGCAAGGCCGAGGTCACCGTGCGGTACGCGGACCACGCCCTGCGGGTGGAGGTGCTGAACACCGGCCCGAGCGTGCTGACCGGCACCGTGCCCGCGCGGCCCGTCTCGACTCCGGCCGCCCCGCGACACGGTGACGGCACGGGCCGCGGTCTTCTCGGTCTGCGGGAGCGGGTCGCGGTGTACGGAGGAGACCTGGACGCCCGCCGCCGACTGGGCGGCGGCTACCGGGTGCGGGCACGCATCCCCCTGGACCGCCCATGA
- a CDS encoding response regulator transcription factor, producing MTTTTAGAAPRVLIADDQTLIRTGFRLILTARGIEVVGEAADGEEALAAASELRPDVVLMDIRMPHMDGLEATRRILERLPDCRVLILTTFDLDRYVYTALSIGASGFLLKDVTPEHLAAAVRLVDTGDALLAPSITRRLVERFASQPARTPAVPTDLAALTPRELEVLTLLGRGLSNAELATELTLSEATVKSHVARIFAKLTLRDRAQAVVLAYETGLVRPGGSGGSGSPGS from the coding sequence ATGACGACGACCACCGCCGGGGCCGCGCCGCGCGTCCTCATCGCCGACGACCAGACGCTCATCAGGACCGGCTTCCGGCTGATCCTGACCGCCCGCGGCATCGAGGTCGTGGGGGAGGCGGCAGACGGCGAGGAAGCGCTGGCGGCAGCGAGTGAACTCAGACCGGACGTCGTCCTGATGGACATCCGCATGCCGCACATGGACGGCCTCGAAGCCACCCGCCGCATCCTGGAACGACTTCCCGACTGCCGGGTCCTCATCCTGACCACCTTCGACCTGGACCGCTACGTCTACACCGCGCTGTCCATCGGGGCCAGCGGCTTCCTGCTGAAGGACGTCACCCCGGAGCACCTGGCGGCGGCCGTACGCCTCGTCGACACCGGCGACGCCCTGCTGGCCCCGTCGATCACCCGCCGACTGGTCGAACGCTTCGCCTCGCAGCCCGCCCGCACACCCGCCGTACCCACCGACCTGGCCGCGCTGACCCCGCGCGAACTGGAAGTCCTCACCCTGCTGGGCCGCGGCCTGTCCAACGCCGAACTGGCCACCGAACTGACCCTGAGCGAAGCCACGGTGAAGTCCCACGTGGCCCGCATCTTCGCCAAACTGACCCTCCGCGACCGGGCCCAGGCGGTGGTGCTCGCGTATGAGACGGGGCTGGTCCGGCCGGGTGGCTCCGGAGGGAGTGGATCCCCGGGCTCGTGA
- a CDS encoding FitA-like ribbon-helix-helix domain-containing protein, translating to MTALTIRDVPDDTLAILKTRAARTGKSLQAYALDLLVGEAERPTLAEAAARAEAQAGAVLSPSDVLGAIDDARSGR from the coding sequence ATGACTGCTTTGACGATCCGCGACGTTCCGGACGACACGCTGGCCATACTGAAGACGCGCGCGGCCCGCACGGGCAAGTCTCTCCAGGCGTACGCGCTTGATCTGCTCGTCGGTGAGGCGGAGAGGCCCACACTGGCCGAAGCCGCCGCCCGTGCCGAAGCGCAGGCAGGCGCCGTTCTGAGCCCCTCGGACGTTCTCGGGGCGATCGACGACGCGAGGTCCGGCCGTTGA
- a CDS encoding type II toxin-antitoxin system VapC family toxin → MIVTDCSALVFFLTDAGPTGHQVRERVAKEDRLAAPHLIDYEIMSALLGLARGRRGGEPKLTERQLSKALATYRDLAIDRHETLILWERVKGLSSNLSAYGAQYVALAETLGVPLLTCDARIARSGAARCEIEVFGAGS, encoded by the coding sequence TTGATTGTCACCGACTGCTCGGCGCTGGTGTTCTTCCTCACCGATGCGGGGCCGACCGGGCACCAGGTTCGGGAGCGCGTGGCGAAGGAAGACCGGCTCGCCGCCCCTCACCTGATCGACTACGAGATCATGTCCGCCCTGCTCGGCCTGGCTCGCGGTCGGCGCGGCGGCGAGCCGAAGCTGACCGAAAGGCAATTGAGCAAGGCCTTGGCCACCTACCGTGACCTCGCCATCGACCGACACGAGACCCTGATCCTCTGGGAGCGCGTCAAAGGACTCTCGAGCAATCTGTCCGCGTACGGCGCGCAGTACGTCGCGCTGGCCGAAACTCTGGGCGTACCGCTACTGACGTGCGATGCCAGGATCGCCCGGAGCGGTGCGGCACGCTGCGAGATCGAGGTGTTCGGAGCGGGCTCCTGA
- a CDS encoding ATP-binding protein, translated as MTATQPPLTAHLFAMRFSSTPRGARLARRLCGHRLDAWGIPYGSDAHDAITLVAAELCANAVRHGHVSGRDFHVLLTADPATATVRIEVSDTRGERLPAVPPDNGSTADALGDCGRGLLLVEALADHWGCSPRTSGGPGKTVWAECTAPVLTPTT; from the coding sequence ATGACCGCAACTCAACCACCTCTCACCGCACACCTTTTCGCGATGCGCTTCAGCTCCACCCCGCGCGGCGCCCGCCTGGCCCGGCGGCTGTGCGGGCACCGGCTCGACGCCTGGGGGATCCCGTACGGCAGTGACGCGCACGACGCCATCACGCTCGTCGCGGCGGAGCTGTGCGCGAACGCCGTACGCCATGGGCATGTCTCCGGTCGGGACTTCCACGTCCTGCTCACCGCGGACCCGGCCACGGCGACCGTACGGATCGAGGTCAGCGACACCCGAGGTGAACGACTCCCCGCTGTCCCGCCGGACAACGGCTCCACCGCCGACGCCCTCGGGGACTGCGGACGCGGCCTGCTCCTCGTCGAGGCGCTCGCCGACCACTGGGGCTGCTCCCCGCGCACCTCCGGCGGGCCGGGCAAGACCGTATGGGCGGAGTGCACTGCCCCGGTCCTGACCCCGACGACATAG